The DNA window TTGCTTTCCTCAACATGTTTTAGATAGCCCCCAGTTGCTTCAACAGCTAAATTTTTTGGAATCAGATAATTCCTTGCGTATCCATCAGAAACTTCTTTTATTTCTCCTTTTTTTCCCAATTTTGACACATCTTCCAATAACAATACTTTCATATTTTATAACACCCCTTTGTACAATTTTATCATAATTAGGTAAAAAAAGTACCTTCAAAAAAAATAGATAGAGGAATCCCTCTATCTATTTTATTTACAATGTAAATTGTCGCCTCACTCGTTCATATATGGAACCAACATCATTTTTCTAGCACGATGAATCGCTGTTCGAACCATTCTTTGATGTTTGGCACAATTTCCATTTATCCTTTTTGGAAGGATTTTCCCCTTGTCGTTCATAAATTCCTTCAATTTTCTAACATCTTTGTAATCAATATATTCAACGTTATCTCTGCATAATTTGCATTTTTTTACTTTTTTTCTTTCTCTTTTAACGTAAGCCATCCTATTTAAAACCTCCATTTTTCCCATTTGTTATTTCACTTCTGTTACTATTTTTAAATCAAAAACTTATTTGCAAAATTTTTTCACATCAGATAGGTTTATCATCGGAAGAAAGATGGTTTTCAAGGTCACTAAAGCTTTCTTCTAAAAGAGCATCGTTCTCGAGTTCATCATCTATTTCTTCAAACGGGTCGTTGCGTGAAGTCCTATCGCTATCTGAAAAACCTTCTTCCACCGTAATGTCCATAGCTGAGAATTCATTGGCTTCTTGAGCCTTTTTTGTTTCCATAAAATTCATTCTATTAGCCCAAATTTCCGCGGTTTCTCTTTTGATATTATCTCTATCTGTCCATTGATTAATGTGAAGCGATCCTTCCACTAAGATCAACTTTCCCTTTTTTAAATAATTTGATGCAAAATCTGCCTGTTTACCAAAAGCCACAATTTTTATGAAATCTGTACCATCTTGATCGTTTGAAGAATGCCTGTCCACAGCTAAACGAAAGTTTGCAACGTTATTTCCATTCATAGTAGAGCGTATCTCAGGATCTTTGGTTAATCTTCCCACCAAAATAACTTTGTTATAAGAAATAGACATAGAAAACACTTCCTATTTTTCGTTAAATTTCTTCAGAAGTTTCTGGCTCTTCTACCTTTATTTTTGCTTCTTTTTGGGTTTTTCTTACTTTTTTCTCAAGATCTTCTCTTCTAATCGTTTGAAACCTAAAAATCTCTTGGTTCACTTTAAAAAGATCATCCAGTTGGTTAACCTTTTCTGGATCAGCTTTGTATATGATGTAGGTGTAATCTCCTTCTGTAAATTTACCTTTTTGAGTCCTATAGGCTAATTTTCTTACACCCCATCTCGTGAACTCTTCAACTTCACCTTCGAGTTGACTTTCTATCCAACCTCTCACCTTTTCTGCCAAAGCATTTCTTTCTTCTTCAGCAATGTCTGTTCTAACAACAAACATTGTTTCATAATATCTTTTTCCCACTTTATACCTCCTCCTATGGTCTTAGGCCTCTGAACTTATCAGAAGCAGGATTTTTTCTTGTGCAATTATAACAGAAAATCGAAAGAAGGTTATTGTTTTTATTTAAAAATTATATTAAAATTTTATACCAAAACCAAATTTTAACCTTAAAATATTTTCATCTTTATCAGAAGGTTCGAAAGTCTCTTCATCTACATTGAATTCTAAATTGTTTTGTATTACTCCCATACCGGCTGATAGGTTAAACTCTAAATTTTTAAAATAGAAGTTTGTTGCTATGGTATATAAATACCTTTTCTCCAAAGGTGACTCATCCAAAAGGTAGGTACCTTCAGCTGGTGCATTTTTTTTGGTTGGCGATTTACTTCCAGAAAACACCGTTTCAAAAGAAGAATAAAGGTTAAACCAATTATTGTACGTATAATCGTAGTCAACAAGAAAAGAAACCGTATTTTCACCGTATTTGTATCCTATGTAGTTATCTGTGTAATTTATAATCTTCTCATCATCATCATCATCATAAGTATTTTCCGGATATATAGTATAACCCGGACCGCCCCCTGGCTGAAAAGTGTATTGAGTTGCAAAAGCACCGTAAACACCAAAAGTTCCTAAGGTGCTTTTTATGTTTAAACCCGAAGAAAAGGCTACTTTGTCGGGGTTTTGTGTACCCTGGGGATTGAAGAATCTGTTGGTGTTAAAATCATCTACTAATAATTGAGAGTAAATATAGTAATTAGGGTCGTTGTAGTCAAAGAAGAAGCCCATTATCGAGTTATCGTTTATATCTTCAGACCAAGGCATATCATTACCTATTGCTCTAATCTCTTGAGCGAAGTATGAAGGCATTGGATTTAAAAAGTAAAAAAAGTCAAAAGCCCTATCGTAAACGAGCACATCTTGATAACCTACCCTGAAATTGTCAAATTTTAATCCATAGGTTTTGTAATTCATCGCTGAAGGGGTTTCAAAATTTTTGTTATTTTCACTTACCAGTTGAACCCACATGGTTTCAAAAAAGAAATGTTCATCTTCATAACCCACATCTAAATTAACAAGGGGAATATTATTGGAAGAAAAGAACAATGAATAAGGAGAGTTTACCTCATCTTTTAGTTGCTTTATACCACCACTCAATTCAAGTGTTTGATTGTCGTTTCTAAGAGTGATATAACTATTTTCTATCAAAAAATAGTGATCCCAATAGTAATCTGACTCATGAAAATAATACTTATCATCGTTGTAGAAAGATATCTCGCTTGTGATATCAAAGTTTGGAGTGTAATTGTATAATTTTATACCTATTCTGTCTGTGAAAGTTTCTTCACCGGAATCATAAGTTCCATGTATGTTAAGTTCTAAGTTTATAGAAAATCCAAATGAAAAAAGTAAAAGAATTATTAAAATGGAAAACGACATTTTCTCGTACATTTTATACCCCCTCAGCTTAACTGATAACTTTCTTGCTCAACTATCTCCCGCAATTTTTTGATTTTAGAATCTTCACCTAATACTATTATTATGTCACCTTCTTCTATTATTGTATTTGCCTTAGGGTTGAATATACTTTTATTATCTTTTTTTCTTACGGCTATCACTATCATATCTACCTTGTCTGGTAAGGCTATTTCTTTAAGGGATTTACCGATCACCCAAGAGTTTTTGGGTATTTGGACCTCTTCTAATTGTAAATCTTTTTCTTGTGTATGAATTATCGTTTCTAGGAATGATACAATGTTTGGACGAGTTGCCATATAGGCTAATCTATTTCCGGAGATTTCAGATTCGAGAACGATCTTGTTGATCCCAGCATAAGAAAGTTTTTTCACTGATTCAGGGTCGTTAACTTTTGAAATGATGTTGATTTGAGGTACTATACTTTTCACTGTTAAAGCAACAAACAGGTTATCCACATCGGAAGGTAAGGTTAATATGATGCTGTTGGCTCTCTTGATCCCGACTTCTTCCAGCGTGGTTTCATTTTTTGCATCACCAATAAAATATGGGAAGTCCGCGTTTATTTCTTTCAGGAATTGTTGGACTCTCTCTACTGATTTGTCCAACAAGATAAAATCTTTTTTCTCTTTTAACAGATTTTGACAGACAAAAAATCCTGTTTTACCGGCTCCTACAACAATATAATGATTATTCATACCATCTATTTTTTTCATCCTTTTTCTTACCTCCAAAACGTTTCTCATCTGACCCTCAACAATGAAGGAGGTCAAGGTTGAAAGAGAGTATAAAACTACCGTTATTCCAGAGAGAATCAATGCCATTGTAAATATATGTGAAACTCTCGATAGATCGGCAGGTATATCGTATCCAACGGTACTCAATGTGATTATAGTAAAAAATAGAGAGTCTAAAAAAGCCCAATCTTCGAGCATCATATACCCTACAGTTCCTGAAAAGACTATAATAACAAAAATTATAATAGATATAACAAATCGTCTTATTTTCAAAGTAAGAGTTTCATTCATTTGATCGAGACATGTGCCCCCTTTTCACTTTGGAGATTAATAGTTTTTACCTTATAATCATTAATGTTTGATCGCCTTCGACGTTATCCCCTCTTTTTACCAAAATTTTTTCAACTATACCGTCATTTTCGGCTGGTATTTCATTTTCCATCTTCATTGCTTCGATTATGACAAGCTTATCTCCAGCTTTAACGCTCTGTCCTTCTTTCACATTTATTTCGTTAATTACTCCTGGGAGAGGAGCTTTGACCTCATAACCTGAGTCTGTTTCCCTTTTATTTGGCTCCTCAGGGGTCTTTTCCTCTTCATCTTTTTGTTTTTTCTCTACTTTTTTCTTGCCCTTTTTTTCAGCTTTTTTGTCGAAAACAGGCTTGGGAGACTCACTAAATTGCTCTTTTTCGGTGGTTTTTTCTTCTTTTTCTTTTATATTTTCTTCGTTAGCAAATTCAGAGCCTATTTCCTCAACTTCAACCTCATAGGTTTTATTGTTTATAGTAACTTTGAATTTTCTTTTCAATTTACTTTACCTCCACCTTTTTTTGTAGTAAGGTTTCCAAGAAATAGAAGGTTCGTGTTTCATCCACTTTGTTTTAGGCTTCTTTTTTAATTCAAACTCTTTGTTTGAGACTTCTTTAATACTTTTGATTTTAAATTCTTTATGAGTAAGATAACAACTTATGGCTGAAACGATAGCAAAAAGTTCT is part of the Petrotoga sibirica DSM 13575 genome and encodes:
- the rpsR gene encoding 30S ribosomal protein S18; the encoded protein is MAYVKRERKKVKKCKLCRDNVEYIDYKDVRKLKEFMNDKGKILPKRINGNCAKHQRMVRTAIHRARKMMLVPYMNE
- a CDS encoding single-stranded DNA-binding protein, with amino-acid sequence MSISYNKVILVGRLTKDPEIRSTMNGNNVANFRLAVDRHSSNDQDGTDFIKIVAFGKQADFASNYLKKGKLILVEGSLHINQWTDRDNIKRETAEIWANRMNFMETKKAQEANEFSAMDITVEEGFSDSDRTSRNDPFEEIDDELENDALLEESFSDLENHLSSDDKPI
- the rpsF gene encoding 30S ribosomal protein S6, producing MGKRYYETMFVVRTDIAEEERNALAEKVRGWIESQLEGEVEEFTRWGVRKLAYRTQKGKFTEGDYTYIIYKADPEKVNQLDDLFKVNQEIFRFQTIRREDLEKKVRKTQKEAKIKVEEPETSEEI
- a CDS encoding potassium channel family protein, whose product is MNETLTLKIRRFVISIIIFVIIVFSGTVGYMMLEDWAFLDSLFFTIITLSTVGYDIPADLSRVSHIFTMALILSGITVVLYSLSTLTSFIVEGQMRNVLEVRKRMKKIDGMNNHYIVVGAGKTGFFVCQNLLKEKKDFILLDKSVERVQQFLKEINADFPYFIGDAKNETTLEEVGIKRANSIILTLPSDVDNLFVALTVKSIVPQINIISKVNDPESVKKLSYAGINKIVLESEISGNRLAYMATRPNIVSFLETIIHTQEKDLQLEEVQIPKNSWVIGKSLKEIALPDKVDMIVIAVRKKDNKSIFNPKANTIIEEGDIIIVLGEDSKIKKLREIVEQESYQLS
- a CDS encoding acetyl-CoA carboxylase biotin carboxyl carrier protein subunit: MKRKFKVTINNKTYEVEVEEIGSEFANEENIKEKEEKTTEKEQFSESPKPVFDKKAEKKGKKKVEKKQKDEEEKTPEEPNKRETDSGYEVKAPLPGVINEINVKEGQSVKAGDKLVIIEAMKMENEIPAENDGIVEKILVKRGDNVEGDQTLMIIR